A single region of the Elizabethkingia sp. JS20170427COW genome encodes:
- the thiL gene encoding thiamine-phosphate kinase, translating to MFEDKKPHLTPVSQLGEFGLIKHLTQNINLEQESTTLGIGDDAAIIDPKGKKMVVSTDILAEGVHFNLGYAPLKHLGYKAAVVNISDIAAMNAVPTQLLVSIAASNRFPVEAFEELYEGIALACKHYHVDLVGGDTTSSQSGLMMSITAIGLQDEDKIVKRSGAKPNDLLVVTGDLGGAYMGLQILEREHAVYLANPNMQPEMEGYDYILQRQLKPEARTDIRRLFEELDVHPTSMIDISDGLASEILHLSENSQVGFHLYEEKIPMDSEMISTAEEFNFNPVIAALNGGEDYELLFTISPSEYDKIKNHPDFTIIGHAVESNQGNYMVARGSNELIQLTAQGWNAFPEE from the coding sequence ATGTTCGAAGATAAAAAACCACATCTTACTCCCGTTTCACAACTGGGAGAATTTGGATTAATCAAACACCTTACTCAGAATATTAATTTAGAACAAGAATCTACTACGTTAGGGATAGGGGATGATGCTGCAATAATAGACCCTAAAGGTAAAAAAATGGTTGTTTCTACCGATATTTTAGCGGAAGGAGTACATTTTAATTTAGGGTATGCACCTCTAAAACATTTAGGATACAAAGCTGCAGTGGTAAATATTAGTGATATTGCAGCGATGAATGCCGTACCTACTCAGCTACTGGTATCGATAGCTGCTTCTAATAGATTTCCAGTAGAGGCTTTCGAAGAGCTTTATGAAGGGATTGCTCTCGCATGTAAGCATTATCATGTAGATTTGGTAGGAGGAGATACTACAAGCTCTCAATCGGGGCTTATGATGAGTATTACGGCTATAGGACTACAAGATGAAGATAAAATTGTAAAGAGAAGCGGAGCAAAACCTAATGATTTATTAGTAGTTACAGGAGATTTAGGGGGTGCTTATATGGGACTTCAAATTCTGGAAAGAGAGCATGCTGTATATCTTGCGAACCCGAATATGCAACCAGAAATGGAAGGCTATGATTATATCTTGCAAAGACAGCTAAAACCAGAAGCCAGAACCGATATTAGAAGACTTTTTGAAGAATTGGACGTGCATCCAACTTCTATGATTGATATTTCAGATGGGTTGGCATCAGAAATTCTTCACCTTTCAGAAAACTCTCAAGTAGGTTTTCATCTTTATGAAGAGAAAATACCAATGGATAGTGAGATGATTTCTACTGCAGAAGAATTTAATTTTAATCCTGTAATTGCAGCTCTTAACGGTGGTGAAGATTATGAGTTACTCTTTACCATCAGCCCTTCCGAATATGATAAAATTAAAAATCATCCAGATTTTACCATTATAGGTCACGCTGTGGAAAGCAACCAAGGCAACTATATGGTGGCAAGAGGTTCTAATGAATTAATTCAGCTTACTGCACAAGGGTGGAATGCCTTCCCTGAAGAATAA
- a CDS encoding thioesterase family protein, whose amino-acid sequence MSVFYHPFEVRWSDLDANFHLANSSYVMYCAQTRMAFMKKYQMGVSQLAKWGIGPVILKESYSFYKEIRSDVKVMVSLEVAGMSEDASIYSFVHKFYLEDGTHCATSEVTGVWIDMKTRKMGVPPAEVLETLKSFRTEKTVSLSMNDVKSLSQKPQNIDPINLK is encoded by the coding sequence ATGTCAGTATTCTATCATCCTTTTGAGGTGAGATGGTCGGACTTAGATGCCAACTTCCACCTTGCTAATTCATCATATGTGATGTATTGCGCTCAGACGCGTATGGCTTTTATGAAAAAATATCAAATGGGAGTTTCTCAGCTAGCTAAATGGGGAATAGGTCCTGTAATTTTAAAAGAAAGCTATTCTTTTTACAAAGAAATAAGATCTGATGTAAAAGTAATGGTTAGTTTGGAAGTGGCAGGAATGTCAGAGGATGCTTCTATTTACTCGTTTGTGCATAAATTTTATTTAGAAGATGGCACCCATTGTGCTACTTCTGAGGTAACAGGAGTGTGGATTGATATGAAGACGAGAAAGATGGGAGTACCTCCTGCGGAAGTATTGGAAACCCTAAAATCATTCCGTACAGAAAAGACCGTTTCTCTAAGCATGAATGATGTAAAGAGTTTATCCCAAAAGCCTCAAAATATAGACCCTATAAATCTTAAATAA
- a CDS encoding NAD(P)/FAD-dependent oxidoreductase, protein MTEISKKKLIIVGGGAAGFFTAANVDGNLYDIHILEQAQDVLQKVKISGGGRCNVSHACFVPKELTGFYPRGNKELLSVFTKFQPGDTMGWFEEHGVALKIEDDNRIFPESNSSLSIITALMDAAIANGVKVSTQQVVKSIEKEGDSWKVITSQNEFLADAVVYCTGSAPKSYEILKKLDFKIIDLVPSLFTFNCKDKSIDGLMGTSFPNAWVKLPSLKKEESGPLLITHWGLSGPAVLKLSAWCARELHDCQYQFDIIVNFLGIDYQRAEEIFLDYKSEHSKKTIGQAKIFDITHRFWTHLLQLCRINPEKQISQITKKEMLSVLELLCRNKMQVKGKSTFKDEFVTAGGVDLKEIDFKTMMSKKHPGFYLAGEVLNIDAVTGGFNFQACWSEAWLIAQNLNQIASV, encoded by the coding sequence ATGACAGAAATCTCCAAAAAGAAATTAATTATTGTTGGTGGCGGTGCTGCTGGCTTTTTTACGGCTGCCAATGTGGACGGAAACCTCTATGATATCCATATCCTAGAGCAAGCTCAAGATGTTTTACAAAAAGTGAAGATCTCTGGAGGTGGTAGGTGTAATGTGAGCCATGCTTGCTTTGTTCCCAAAGAGCTGACAGGTTTTTACCCTCGTGGGAATAAAGAGTTGCTTAGTGTATTTACCAAATTTCAACCAGGAGATACCATGGGGTGGTTTGAAGAGCATGGAGTTGCCCTAAAAATAGAAGATGATAACCGCATTTTCCCAGAAAGTAATTCTTCTTTAAGTATTATCACTGCTCTTATGGATGCAGCGATTGCCAATGGTGTAAAGGTCTCTACCCAGCAAGTGGTAAAAAGTATTGAAAAAGAAGGAGACTCTTGGAAAGTCATCACCTCCCAAAATGAATTTCTTGCTGATGCTGTTGTTTATTGTACGGGGAGTGCCCCTAAATCTTATGAAATCTTAAAAAAATTAGATTTCAAAATTATAGACCTTGTACCGTCTCTCTTCACTTTTAATTGTAAAGATAAAAGCATTGATGGCCTTATGGGAACCTCCTTCCCTAATGCTTGGGTAAAACTTCCTTCATTAAAAAAAGAAGAAAGCGGTCCTCTCCTCATCACCCATTGGGGGCTTAGTGGTCCCGCAGTATTAAAGCTCTCCGCCTGGTGTGCTCGGGAACTTCATGATTGCCAATACCAATTTGATATTATCGTTAACTTTTTAGGAATCGATTATCAGCGAGCAGAAGAAATATTTTTAGACTATAAAAGCGAGCACTCCAAAAAAACGATAGGACAGGCAAAAATATTTGATATCACCCATCGCTTTTGGACACATCTCCTACAACTTTGCAGAATTAACCCAGAGAAACAAATCAGTCAAATCACCAAAAAAGAAATGCTCTCTGTACTGGAGTTACTCTGTAGAAACAAGATGCAAGTAAAAGGAAAAAGTACTTTTAAAGACGAATTTGTTACTGCTGGTGGAGTAGATCTTAAAGAAATAGATTTTAAAACCATGATGAGCAAAAAACACCCAGGTTTTTACCTTGCTGGTGAGGTTTTAAACATCGATGCTGTAACAGGAGGTTTTAATTTCCAAGCCTGCTGGAGTGAAGCTTGGCTCATTGCCCAAAACCTCAACCAGATTGCTTCTGTATAG
- a CDS encoding OsmC family protein, with the protein MTSTITYLGNLRCESQHLQSGNIVITDAPTDNHGQGAAFSPTDLCATSLGQCMLTTIAILGKPKNIDIEGATCDIQKVMNPSPRKIAEIICHLKFNKEYTPEEKKFIEHTALNCPVYHSLHPDIKKTVSFEYL; encoded by the coding sequence ATGACTTCTACCATTACCTATCTAGGGAATTTAAGATGCGAATCTCAACACTTACAATCTGGAAATATTGTGATTACAGATGCCCCAACGGATAACCACGGGCAAGGTGCAGCTTTTTCACCTACCGATTTATGTGCAACTTCTTTAGGACAATGTATGTTGACGACAATAGCTATTTTAGGGAAACCTAAAAATATTGATATAGAAGGAGCTACTTGTGATATCCAAAAGGTGATGAACCCTTCACCAAGAAAAATTGCAGAAATTATATGTCATCTAAAGTTTAATAAAGAATATACTCCTGAAGAGAAAAAATTTATAGAACATACAGCGCTTAACTGCCCAGTATACCATAGTTTGCATCCAGATATTAAGAAAACAGTTTCTTTTGAATATCTATAA
- a CDS encoding hydroxymethylglutaryl-CoA lyase, translated as MIITECPRDAMQGWHKIIPTQQKIDYLNSLMQVGYDVLDCGSFVHPKMVPQMADSGEVIDAIDKSTSSTQLSVIVANYRGAQKALDHEKIDFLGFPFSISETFQHRNTNKSREEAFQEIEKILNLLQAKSKKLILYFSMAFGNPYGEIWKWQEVEYWAERFQKIGVHTIMLSDTTGVADVGTIEQLFSKIPSSFPDIEFGAHFHNQYQDSYKKLKAAYDSGCRRFDTAIKGIGGCPMAKDELVGNMPTEKLINFLQQENIPNHLNLLNFESSWNIAKRIFEF; from the coding sequence ATGATTATCACAGAATGCCCTAGAGATGCCATGCAAGGTTGGCATAAAATTATCCCGACCCAACAGAAAATAGATTACCTTAATAGCCTTATGCAAGTGGGTTATGATGTTTTGGACTGTGGCAGTTTTGTACATCCCAAGATGGTCCCTCAGATGGCAGATAGTGGCGAGGTGATAGATGCGATAGATAAAAGCACCTCTTCAACCCAACTGTCGGTAATTGTTGCCAACTATAGGGGAGCTCAGAAAGCTTTGGATCATGAAAAGATAGATTTTTTAGGTTTCCCCTTTTCAATCTCGGAAACTTTCCAACATCGTAATACTAATAAGAGTAGGGAAGAAGCTTTTCAGGAAATAGAGAAAATCCTGAATTTACTTCAAGCTAAAAGTAAAAAGCTTATTCTTTATTTTTCTATGGCTTTTGGAAATCCTTATGGGGAAATTTGGAAATGGCAGGAAGTAGAATATTGGGCAGAGCGATTTCAGAAAATAGGGGTGCATACCATTATGCTTTCAGACACTACGGGAGTGGCAGATGTAGGAACTATAGAACAACTTTTCAGCAAGATACCTTCTTCTTTCCCCGATATAGAATTTGGAGCTCACTTTCATAACCAATATCAGGATTCTTATAAAAAATTGAAGGCAGCTTATGACAGCGGTTGCAGGAGGTTTGATACGGCAATTAAAGGAATTGGAGGTTGCCCCATGGCGAAAGATGAGTTGGTAGGGAATATGCCGACAGAAAAGCTGATTAACTTTTTACAACAAGAAAACATTCCCAACCATTTAAATTTGCTGAATTTTGAGAGTTCTTGGAACATTGCAAAACGGATTTTTGAATTTTAA
- the pepT gene encoding peptidase T, which translates to MNAIVLDKNWEKKLLDRFLTYVKIYSTSDPESETTPSTPQQWDMINYLYEELKNIGLENVTKDENGYVYGFVPSTVDHEVSQVGFVSHFDSSPDFNGKNVRPQIWENYDGGDLVLNKETNFILSSTKFKEMVQYKGQTLITTDGTSLLSADDKAGIAEIVTAAEYLVAHPEIKHGRISVGFTPDEEIGRGADLFNVEKFGAEWAYTMDGGEIGELEFENFNAAGAVVKIHGLSVHPGYSFGKMVNAGLLAAEFIQSLPANETPATTVGYEGFFHLTDVTADVSEAKLLYIIRDHDDAKYEVRCGLLEQKVAEFNAKYGEGTFELEIKEQYRNMRQMIEDKMYIVDFAEEAMKLSGVKPNIKAIRGGTDGARLSYMGLPCPNIFAGGHNFHGPYEYVPLQSMTKATEVIVNLVQLVAKK; encoded by the coding sequence ATGAATGCAATAGTATTGGACAAAAATTGGGAGAAAAAACTGCTCGATCGTTTTTTGACCTATGTGAAAATATACTCTACTAGTGACCCTGAAAGCGAGACTACTCCTAGTACTCCTCAACAATGGGATATGATTAACTATCTTTATGAAGAACTAAAAAACATTGGATTAGAAAACGTTACCAAGGATGAAAACGGTTATGTGTATGGTTTTGTACCTTCTACTGTGGATCATGAAGTTTCTCAAGTAGGTTTTGTTTCTCACTTCGATTCTTCTCCAGACTTCAATGGTAAGAATGTTCGTCCACAAATTTGGGAAAATTACGATGGTGGAGACCTTGTATTGAATAAAGAAACCAACTTTATCCTTTCTTCAACTAAGTTTAAAGAAATGGTTCAGTACAAGGGACAAACCTTAATTACCACAGATGGTACTTCTCTTTTAAGTGCTGATGATAAAGCGGGTATTGCTGAAATTGTTACTGCTGCCGAGTATCTGGTTGCTCACCCAGAAATCAAACATGGTAGGATTTCGGTAGGATTTACTCCTGATGAAGAAATCGGTAGAGGGGCAGACTTATTCAACGTAGAAAAATTCGGTGCTGAATGGGCTTACACAATGGATGGTGGCGAAATTGGAGAACTAGAGTTCGAAAATTTCAATGCAGCAGGTGCTGTTGTAAAAATCCACGGATTGAGTGTACACCCAGGATATTCTTTCGGTAAAATGGTAAATGCTGGTTTGTTAGCTGCTGAATTTATCCAAAGCCTTCCTGCTAACGAAACTCCTGCTACTACTGTTGGCTATGAAGGTTTCTTCCACCTTACTGATGTAACAGCTGATGTTTCTGAAGCTAAACTTCTTTATATCATCAGAGATCATGACGATGCTAAATACGAAGTAAGATGTGGATTGCTAGAGCAAAAAGTTGCTGAATTTAATGCGAAATATGGTGAAGGTACTTTTGAATTAGAAATAAAAGAGCAGTACCGCAATATGCGCCAAATGATTGAAGACAAAATGTATATCGTAGATTTCGCAGAAGAGGCAATGAAGCTTTCTGGAGTAAAACCAAATATTAAAGCGATCCGTGGGGGTACTGATGGAGCAAGATTGTCTTACATGGGATTGCCTTGTCCTAATATCTTTGCTGGAGGACATAACTTCCATGGGCCTTATGAGTATGTACCTTTACAATCGATGACCAAAGCTACAGAGGTTATCGTGAATTTGGTACAATTGGTTGCTAAGAAATAA